The following proteins are encoded in a genomic region of Bernardetia sp. MNP-M8:
- a CDS encoding pitrilysin family protein — MLDRKIAPDFQLIKAHKLPKINTQKLKNGVSFHQLITKNQPVLGFQIAFEAGRCEENKVGIASFMAKMLLEGTHHHTGKQIADKISFYGASINIDSGNDFTIVSFYTLEKHLEQLLPLLKEILQEPNFPQSELDNLKNRSIQNLKIQEERTAYLATVKIKEVLFKENHPYSASSSEESIRAIQRQDIIDFYENNIKSNPFEAYLVGDIDTDSEKLITDFIESFNVDTHKKEKELLQNPANSVTKIYKEIEGSVQTSIRIGRLLFNQKHPDYAAFKVMNMILGGYFGSRLMQNIREDKGYTYGISSRNAAMKNGSYFVIGTDVKKEIYQDAVSEIYKEIEKLKNEPVTEEELENVKNYMSGNFLGSLSTAFAVMDKMQDIHLYNLDENYYNDYVTKLRKVTIEDVQKVAQKYLVDLTEVCIG, encoded by the coding sequence ATGCTTGACCGTAAAATAGCTCCTGATTTTCAGCTTATTAAAGCTCACAAACTTCCAAAAATTAATACTCAAAAATTAAAAAATGGTGTTTCATTTCATCAATTAATTACCAAAAACCAACCTGTTTTGGGTTTTCAGATTGCTTTTGAGGCAGGAAGATGTGAGGAAAATAAAGTGGGCATTGCTTCTTTTATGGCAAAAATGCTTTTAGAAGGAACACACCACCATACAGGAAAACAAATTGCTGACAAAATTTCATTTTATGGAGCTTCTATTAATATAGATTCAGGAAATGATTTTACGATTGTTTCTTTTTATACACTAGAAAAGCATTTAGAGCAGCTTTTACCTTTATTAAAAGAAATTTTACAAGAACCTAATTTTCCTCAGTCAGAATTAGACAACTTGAAAAACCGTTCGATTCAAAATCTCAAAATTCAAGAGGAAAGAACAGCCTACTTAGCAACAGTCAAAATTAAAGAGGTTCTTTTTAAAGAAAACCATCCCTATTCAGCTTCTTCAAGTGAGGAAAGTATCAGAGCTATTCAAAGACAAGATATAATTGATTTTTATGAAAACAATATAAAATCAAATCCTTTTGAAGCCTATTTAGTAGGAGATATTGATACAGATTCGGAAAAATTGATAACTGATTTTATTGAAAGTTTCAACGTTGATACTCATAAAAAAGAGAAAGAATTATTACAAAATCCAGCCAATTCGGTTACAAAAATCTATAAAGAAATAGAAGGAAGTGTACAAACTTCTATTCGAATAGGAAGACTTCTTTTTAATCAAAAACATCCAGATTATGCTGCTTTCAAAGTTATGAATATGATTTTGGGAGGTTATTTTGGCTCAAGATTGATGCAAAATATTAGAGAAGATAAAGGTTATACGTATGGAATTTCATCAAGAAATGCAGCTATGAAAAATGGTTCGTATTTCGTTATCGGAACCGATGTAAAAAAAGAAATTTATCAAGATGCAGTTTCTGAAATCTATAAGGAAATTGAAAAATTGAAAAATGAACCTGTTACAGAAGAAGAACTAGAAAATGTTAAAAATTATATGAGTGGAAATTTTCTAGGTTCGCTCTCAACAGCTTTTGCAGTGATGGACAAAATGCAAGACATTCATTTGTATAATTTGGATGAAAATTATTATAATGACTATGTTACCAAACTAAGAAAGGTAACAATAGAAGATGTCCAGAAAGTAGCACAGAAATATTTAGTAGATTTGACAGAAGTTTGCATTGGTTAA
- a CDS encoding toxin-antitoxin system YwqK family antitoxin produces MKNKIMTNKTIYFLAFLILYNLPFCVFGQLSASTQTAENERLKSANQSGRRVARTYYDMDNTILKAEYYFIGSDSTNVDGEYKLFHVTGELKSLANFKAGEIQGRAIEYYPNGKEKLVGSYKEGKKEGVFKEYYFEGGLMAEYECKDDKRNGNAKVFNEKQIIVQEANYKNDHLNGIVKTFYPDGKLKAETPFELDKINGFVEEFYPDGQVKRTITFKDNKPNGEEKTFYQNGVLRTITTYLDGEMSGDFKSYYDNGILELETINIHGKKNGYFRRYTRDSILVQDAIYKNGQLNGDNILYYDNGKLKQEVKYRSGQQLSSKIYRENGNLAKEIDFGKTLKDRKETHYYANGNKEKQLEFNDDKKAGEWKYFYPNGDKKVEENYNNDKLHGKRETYFSNGKTHLKEEYAFGHKNGITKEYNSKGDLVSETEYKLSKKWGVATYYHSNGKVSAEGNFYKDIKNGKWYYYDEDERLNRREIHRKGKVSSAKTYKKGKPRKKSPFKR; encoded by the coding sequence ATGAAAAATAAAATAATGACGAATAAAACAATCTATTTTTTAGCCTTTTTGATTCTATACAATCTTCCTTTTTGTGTTTTTGGTCAGCTTTCAGCTTCTACTCAAACGGCTGAAAACGAACGCTTGAAATCTGCTAATCAGAGTGGACGAAGAGTAGCTCGCACATATTACGATATGGATAATACTATCTTAAAAGCAGAATATTATTTTATTGGAAGCGACAGCACAAATGTAGATGGAGAATACAAACTTTTTCATGTTACAGGAGAGTTAAAGTCTCTTGCAAATTTTAAAGCAGGCGAAATACAAGGAAGAGCTATCGAATATTATCCAAATGGAAAAGAAAAATTAGTTGGTTCATATAAAGAAGGAAAAAAAGAGGGTGTCTTTAAAGAATATTATTTTGAAGGTGGTTTGATGGCAGAATATGAATGTAAAGATGATAAGAGAAATGGAAATGCAAAGGTCTTTAATGAAAAACAAATTATTGTACAAGAAGCAAACTATAAAAATGACCACTTAAATGGAATTGTAAAAACATTTTACCCTGATGGTAAACTGAAAGCAGAAACGCCTTTTGAATTGGATAAAATAAATGGTTTTGTAGAGGAGTTTTATCCTGATGGACAAGTTAAAAGAACAATTACTTTCAAAGACAACAAACCCAACGGAGAAGAAAAAACATTTTATCAAAACGGAGTTTTACGTACAATTACAACCTATTTGGATGGAGAAATGAGTGGCGATTTTAAAAGCTATTACGACAATGGAATTTTGGAATTAGAAACCATAAATATTCATGGTAAAAAGAATGGCTATTTTAGAAGATATACAAGAGATAGCATTTTGGTACAGGATGCAATTTATAAAAATGGTCAGTTAAATGGTGATAACATTCTTTATTATGACAACGGAAAACTAAAACAAGAAGTAAAATATCGCTCTGGACAACAGCTTTCTTCCAAAATTTACAGAGAAAATGGAAATCTTGCAAAAGAAATTGATTTTGGAAAAACATTAAAGGATAGAAAAGAAACTCATTATTATGCCAATGGAAATAAAGAAAAACAACTTGAGTTTAATGATGATAAAAAGGCTGGAGAATGGAAATATTTTTATCCAAATGGTGATAAAAAAGTAGAAGAAAATTATAATAATGATAAACTACATGGCAAACGTGAAACTTACTTTTCAAATGGCAAAACACATCTCAAAGAAGAGTATGCTTTTGGACACAAAAACGGAATTACAAAAGAATATAACTCAAAAGGAGATTTAGTTTCTGAAACTGAATACAAATTAAGTAAAAAATGGGGTGTTGCTACTTATTACCACTCAAATGGAAAGGTTTCAGCAGAAGGGAATTTTTATAAAGACATTAAAAATGGAAAATGGTATTACTACGATGAAGACGAAAGATTGAATAGAAGAGAAATTCATAGAAAAGGAAAAGTTTCTTCTGCAAAGACTTATAAAAAAGGAAAACCTCGTAAAAAATCGCCTTTCAAAAGATAA
- the msrB gene encoding peptide-methionine (R)-S-oxide reductase MsrB — MNTKTIILPILAVVCGLGLVAFLGISDSSQNNTANKKVENNENLENLNINKLNQKDTSMSDYKVKKSENEWKEELTDNEYRVLRQKGTERAFTGEFYDHHEKGVYTCAACHEKLFDSKTKFESGSGWPSFYTTIQGNVKEIADRSHGMVRTEVVCNNCGSHLGHVFNDGPKPTGMRYCINSISLDFEKE; from the coding sequence ATGAATACAAAAACTATAATATTGCCAATATTAGCTGTTGTTTGTGGCTTAGGATTAGTCGCATTTTTGGGTATTTCAGATAGTTCCCAAAACAATACTGCTAATAAAAAAGTAGAGAATAATGAAAATCTTGAAAATTTAAACATAAATAAATTAAACCAAAAAGATACCTCTATGTCAGATTACAAAGTAAAGAAAAGCGAAAACGAATGGAAAGAAGAACTAACAGACAATGAATACCGAGTTTTGCGTCAAAAAGGAACAGAACGAGCATTTACAGGAGAGTTTTATGACCATCACGAAAAAGGAGTTTATACCTGTGCAGCTTGTCACGAAAAACTATTTGATTCGAAAACCAAATTTGAATCAGGAAGTGGCTGGCCAAGTTTTTATACTACTATTCAAGGAAATGTAAAAGAAATTGCAGACCGTTCTCATGGAATGGTTCGTACAGAAGTAGTTTGTAACAACTGTGGTTCACACCTCGGACATGTTTTTAACGATGGTCCTAAACCAACAGGAATGCGTTATTGTATTAATTCAATTTCGTTAGACTTTGAAAAAGAATAA
- the dapF gene encoding diaminopimelate epimerase yields the protein MKFYKYQGTGNDFIMIDNRDNSFSEEQKKDNHFIEKLCHRRFGIGADGLILIENPKDKSVEGDFIMVYFNSDGNTSSMCGNGGRCAVAFAYRLGVFEEKETTFMAFDGLHFAKIASVENQEHEIVTQVELQMSDVSQIEINADSAENTYFLNTGSPHYVSFLPKIDNEKIQNGLENYAVVEEGKKVRYNERFKKEGTNVNFVARNANNSEKNSIFVRTYERGVEDETLSCGTGVTACAIAYSLYEKNLNTNLVNIKTLGGNLKVRFDYSTINSEHHFTNIFLIGAATAVFEGNL from the coding sequence ATGAAATTTTATAAATATCAAGGAACAGGAAACGATTTTATTATGATTGATAATCGTGATAATTCTTTTTCTGAAGAGCAAAAAAAAGACAATCATTTTATCGAAAAGCTCTGTCATCGTCGTTTTGGAATTGGTGCTGACGGACTTATCCTAATAGAAAACCCAAAAGATAAATCCGTTGAAGGCGATTTCATAATGGTTTATTTCAATTCTGATGGAAACACAAGCTCTATGTGTGGAAATGGTGGACGTTGTGCTGTTGCTTTTGCGTACCGTTTGGGGGTTTTTGAAGAAAAAGAAACTACTTTTATGGCTTTTGATGGACTTCATTTTGCAAAAATAGCAAGTGTAGAAAATCAAGAACACGAAATTGTTACACAAGTAGAACTCCAAATGAGCGATGTTTCACAAATAGAAATAAATGCTGACTCTGCTGAAAATACCTACTTTTTAAATACAGGTTCGCCTCATTATGTGAGTTTTTTACCAAAAATAGATAACGAAAAAATACAAAATGGCTTAGAAAATTACGCTGTTGTAGAAGAAGGAAAAAAGGTTCGGTATAATGAAAGATTCAAAAAAGAAGGTACAAATGTTAATTTTGTTGCAAGGAATGCAAATAATTCAGAAAAAAATAGCATTTTTGTAAGAACTTATGAACGTGGCGTAGAAGACGAAACGCTCTCTTGTGGAACAGGTGTAACAGCTTGTGCCATTGCCTACTCTTTATATGAAAAAAACTTGAATACCAATTTAGTCAATATCAAAACTTTAGGAGGAAATCTGAAAGTGCGTTTTGATTATTCTACTATAAATTCCGAACATCATTTTACAAATATTTTTCTGATAGGAGCTGCAACAGCAGTTTTTGAAGGAAATCTATAG
- a CDS encoding OmpA family protein: MNLKNQSQKGNSIKLFLALGLLFAFFTGCSSVYQKAESEFDRAAYNKAITLYQSYLSKNPAKAAEVNYKIAEAYRRSNRLQMALPYYNKTKEAGTDKLTAGDRDTLRYYTAEAFKVNKMYDAAKVQFEDYVKLGINQKLKTLAQTEIENLENINQIIEGNKYVTVVPCDGINTESSDFAPTKWMNKLVFSSDRRKEATYEGTGQGFYDLYSFETENDISDTTNACVGTVKIWGGDVFNKAGTHDASATFSPDGNTVIFARSGNGDKRGESDKEVSLYTSSLSNGVWSEPKALTYVNSSYWDGTPHISKDGQTLYFSSNRASSKGGLDIYTASYNDRDKTWSNVQRLGDDINTEGNEMFPYIDETGRFFFASDGQGGLGGLDIFVQEEMKNPSDTDTTSMIKKVRNVGAPINSAGDDFGLTFTEKEDKGGYFTSKRDNKNGMDSTITETNDDIYRFHLDSLDIREVRYVLRGTVEGIDKVENTREFLSGVEMDLNLGNNNIVKVSTDDKGKFLFDTSLVIGKVYDIDVNAAGYLPKNDNAFSTVGRGLDETKLTQMYTLVYFDTAFVLTKDFFVTGGGEGKDMLPPEIEILYELDKDRLTPEAKEKLDNFVVFLKEYLAMYPDAKLTMGSHTDSRGSNRYNQNLSQRRANSAVNYIIAKGISKNKIKAVGYGENRLKIPNAKNEEEHQLNRRTTVEVVK, from the coding sequence ATGAATCTCAAAAACCAATCTCAAAAAGGTAATTCTATCAAGCTATTTCTAGCTTTGGGTTTACTTTTTGCATTTTTTACAGGTTGCTCATCTGTGTATCAAAAAGCAGAATCCGAATTTGATAGAGCAGCATACAATAAAGCAATTACGCTTTATCAGTCTTATTTATCTAAAAATCCAGCCAAAGCTGCCGAGGTAAATTATAAGATTGCAGAAGCCTATCGCCGTTCGAACCGTTTGCAAATGGCTCTTCCTTATTATAACAAAACCAAAGAAGCAGGAACAGACAAACTAACAGCAGGCGACCGTGATACACTTCGCTATTACACAGCCGAAGCATTTAAAGTCAATAAAATGTATGATGCTGCAAAAGTACAGTTTGAAGATTATGTAAAGTTAGGCATCAACCAAAAGCTCAAAACTTTAGCTCAAACAGAGATTGAAAACCTAGAAAATATCAATCAGATTATAGAAGGTAATAAATATGTAACAGTTGTTCCTTGTGATGGAATAAACACAGAAAGCTCTGATTTTGCACCTACAAAATGGATGAACAAACTTGTTTTTTCATCAGATAGAAGAAAAGAAGCTACTTATGAAGGAACAGGACAAGGTTTTTATGATTTGTACAGTTTCGAAACTGAAAACGATATTTCTGACACAACCAATGCTTGTGTGGGAACAGTAAAAATTTGGGGAGGAGATGTTTTTAATAAAGCAGGAACTCATGATGCATCAGCCACTTTTTCGCCTGATGGAAATACTGTTATTTTTGCTCGTAGTGGAAATGGTGATAAAAGAGGAGAATCTGACAAAGAAGTAAGTCTTTATACATCTTCTTTGAGCAATGGAGTTTGGTCAGAACCAAAAGCATTGACCTATGTAAATAGTAGCTACTGGGACGGAACACCACATATTTCTAAAGATGGACAGACACTTTATTTTTCTTCTAATCGTGCTTCTAGCAAAGGAGGCTTAGATATTTATACAGCAAGTTATAACGACAGAGACAAAACATGGTCAAATGTTCAGCGTTTGGGAGACGATATTAATACAGAAGGAAATGAAATGTTCCCTTATATTGATGAAACAGGGCGTTTCTTTTTTGCTTCTGATGGGCAAGGTGGTTTAGGTGGTTTGGATATTTTTGTGCAAGAAGAAATGAAAAATCCTTCAGATACAGATACTACTTCTATGATTAAGAAAGTTCGTAATGTAGGTGCGCCAATAAATAGTGCAGGCGATGATTTTGGACTTACTTTTACAGAAAAAGAAGACAAAGGAGGTTATTTTACCTCAAAACGTGATAATAAAAATGGAATGGACAGCACAATAACAGAAACGAATGATGACATTTATCGCTTTCATTTAGATTCTTTGGATATTCGTGAAGTACGTTATGTGCTTCGTGGAACAGTAGAAGGAATTGATAAAGTAGAAAATACTCGTGAATTTCTTTCAGGTGTAGAAATGGATTTAAACTTAGGAAATAATAATATCGTAAAAGTTTCAACAGATGACAAAGGAAAATTCTTATTTGATACTTCCCTTGTTATTGGAAAAGTATATGATATAGATGTAAATGCAGCAGGATATTTACCAAAAAATGATAACGCTTTTTCTACTGTTGGTCGTGGTTTGGATGAGACTAAACTAACTCAAATGTACACACTTGTTTATTTTGATACTGCTTTTGTCTTGACAAAAGACTTTTTCGTAACAGGTGGAGGGGAAGGAAAAGATATGTTGCCACCAGAGATTGAGATTTTGTATGAATTGGATAAAGATAGACTTACGCCAGAAGCAAAAGAAAAACTAGATAACTTTGTAGTTTTCTTGAAAGAATACTTGGCTATGTATCCAGATGCTAAACTTACAATGGGTTCTCATACCGATTCAAGGGGGTCTAATAGATATAATCAGAATCTTTCTCAACGTCGTGCAAATTCTGCTGTAAACTATATTATTGCAAAAGGA